A single Crateriforma conspicua DNA region contains:
- a CDS encoding adenosine kinase gives MTKYDVFALGNALVDIQARVGDAILSELELDKGVMTLVDDDRQAAVLKAVDGTPLNRCAGGSAANTVVALADFGGSAAFLGKIGQDEIGDFFLDDMRKLGIGIDVEPTEGVRTGTCAILITEDAQRTMLTNLGASATLSDQDVTDDMIRQSKYVYVEGYLLPGDGTKQAAYRTMELAKQHGVKVAFTASDPFLVNMIRDEIWDLITGPVDLFFCNEEEAKSLTGEEDPIVAAGKIHEHCENVALTLGPKGSIIMHGGEAFPIEGVVVDAVDTTGAGDMYAGAMLYGITSGMNWRQAGHLASHAAARIVSQMGARLGQKFTAEEIESFGKLPV, from the coding sequence ATGACGAAGTACGACGTGTTCGCCCTGGGCAACGCCTTGGTCGACATCCAGGCCCGTGTCGGTGACGCGATTTTGTCCGAGCTGGAATTGGATAAGGGGGTCATGACGCTGGTCGACGATGACCGCCAAGCGGCCGTGTTGAAAGCGGTCGACGGGACGCCCCTGAATCGTTGCGCCGGCGGGTCGGCGGCCAACACCGTCGTGGCCTTGGCCGACTTTGGCGGGTCCGCCGCATTTCTGGGAAAGATCGGCCAGGATGAAATCGGCGACTTCTTTCTGGACGATATGCGGAAACTTGGCATTGGTATCGATGTCGAACCGACCGAAGGCGTGCGGACCGGTACCTGTGCGATCCTGATCACCGAGGATGCACAGCGAACGATGCTGACCAACCTTGGGGCTTCGGCGACGCTCAGCGACCAAGACGTCACCGATGACATGATTCGGCAATCCAAGTATGTCTATGTCGAAGGCTATTTGTTGCCCGGTGATGGCACCAAGCAGGCCGCTTACCGGACCATGGAATTGGCGAAACAGCACGGCGTCAAAGTCGCGTTTACCGCAAGTGATCCGTTTCTGGTGAACATGATCCGTGACGAGATTTGGGACTTGATCACCGGACCGGTCGATTTGTTCTTCTGCAACGAAGAAGAAGCCAAGAGTCTGACCGGTGAAGAGGATCCGATCGTCGCGGCGGGCAAGATTCATGAGCACTGTGAAAACGTCGCCCTGACGTTGGGACCGAAGGGTTCGATCATCATGCACGGTGGCGAAGCGTTTCCGATCGAAGGCGTTGTCGTCGACGCCGTTGATACCACCGGTGCCGGTGACATGTACGCCGGGGCGATGTTGTACGGCATCACCAGCGGCATGAATTGGCGTCAGGCCGGCCACCTGGCTTCCCACGCGGCGGCTCGCATCGTGTCGCAGATGGGCGCGCGACTGGGACAGAAATTCACCGCCGAAGAAATCGAAAGCTTCGGCAAGCTGCCCGTTTAG
- a CDS encoding trypsin-like peptidase domain-containing protein encodes MRLTTKLSLARRIAIGMILASTTSIVSSVGAPAGLETQRSCHAAEEESISDARMTPTVRAIRRASPAVVNIHGQKTVRTTAAGMVGANSQDSFRQVNGMGTGVVVDPRGYVITNYHVVEDVNDIRVTLQDGTNTHADLIASHVRNDLALIKVHTDKPLPTIPRGTSEDLMVGETVIAIGNAFGYYHTCTQGIISALHRDVPVNETQDYVDLIQISAGINPGNSGGPLLNIDGEIIGVNVAVRVGASQIAFTLPIDQVVETVTEMIKQHNAQRVALGIRTDGGPRDGDGVTVTDVTASSPAAREGLKPGDRVVRVGSTKVDDQLDYVLAVLGSEPGESIQIEVQREGQDMMFALDQSGRSIAKPQTTEELAWSVIGIQAKPMAASSMQQLNRRLGTSYGGGLYITRVRPGSPAAEQSIASGDILLGIHEWQTARLKDLADILRHPEMQPGPRAKFYIVRRNQTLYGHLQLAAQNGRSTATR; translated from the coding sequence ATGCGATTGACCACAAAGCTGTCCCTGGCACGGCGGATTGCCATTGGCATGATCCTCGCGTCGACCACGTCGATCGTGTCATCGGTGGGCGCCCCGGCCGGCCTGGAAACACAGCGGTCCTGTCATGCTGCCGAAGAAGAATCGATTTCTGACGCACGGATGACGCCCACGGTCCGCGCGATCCGTCGCGCTTCACCGGCGGTGGTCAATATCCATGGCCAAAAGACCGTTCGTACGACCGCGGCCGGCATGGTCGGGGCCAACAGCCAGGATTCGTTCCGGCAAGTCAACGGCATGGGCACCGGCGTCGTCGTTGACCCCCGTGGTTACGTGATCACCAACTATCACGTGGTCGAAGACGTCAACGACATTCGCGTGACGTTACAAGACGGCACCAACACGCACGCCGACTTGATTGCTTCGCACGTTCGCAATGACTTGGCGTTGATCAAGGTCCACACCGACAAACCGTTGCCGACCATTCCGCGTGGCACCAGCGAAGACCTGATGGTCGGTGAAACTGTGATTGCCATCGGTAACGCGTTTGGGTACTACCACACATGTACCCAAGGCATCATCAGCGCCCTGCACCGCGATGTTCCGGTCAACGAGACCCAGGACTACGTCGATCTGATTCAAATCAGTGCCGGCATCAACCCGGGTAATTCCGGTGGGCCGTTGTTGAACATCGATGGCGAAATCATCGGAGTCAACGTCGCCGTTCGTGTGGGTGCGTCACAGATCGCGTTCACCTTGCCGATCGACCAAGTCGTCGAAACGGTGACCGAAATGATCAAGCAGCACAATGCTCAGCGTGTTGCCCTTGGAATTCGAACCGACGGCGGACCCCGCGATGGCGATGGAGTCACCGTCACCGATGTCACCGCCAGCAGCCCTGCCGCACGGGAAGGACTGAAGCCGGGCGACCGCGTGGTCCGCGTCGGTTCAACCAAGGTCGACGATCAACTGGATTATGTGCTGGCCGTCTTGGGATCCGAGCCTGGGGAATCGATTCAAATCGAAGTCCAGCGTGAAGGCCAAGACATGATGTTTGCTTTGGACCAGTCGGGACGGTCGATCGCCAAGCCCCAGACGACCGAAGAACTGGCCTGGAGCGTGATCGGCATCCAAGCCAAGCCGATGGCGGCATCATCGATGCAGCAGCTGAATCGCCGCTTGGGAACCAGTTACGGCGGCGGCCTGTATATCACTCGGGTGCGTCCCGGTTCCCCGGCTGCCGAACAAAGCATCGCCTCGGGTGACATCCTGTTGGGCATTCACGAGTGGCAAACCGCACGGCTGAAAGACTTGGCCGACATCTTGCGACACCCGGAAATGCAGCCCGGACCGCGTGCGAAATTCTACATCGTTCGCCGCAATCAAACGCTTTACGGTCACCTGCAGCTGGCCGCACAAAACGGTCGCAGCACGGCGACGCGATAA
- the thrS gene encoding threonine--tRNA ligase produces MSTASASNIQIQLPDGKLLTQPTETTAMDVALGISEGLARSVIAAEIDGRIIDADRPLGDFADDDSPVPLKLLTSRDASALDVLRHSAAHVMARAVMRLYKGVSLAFGPTTSGGFYYDFDLPEKISEDDFPKIEAEIKKIIKEKEPFERFILPRDEARSLCESLGQDLKVEHIDTGLADQSTVSFYRQGEFVDLCRGPHIPNAGKIKAIKLMSVAGAYWKGDASGRQLQRLYGTAFFDKKELKHYLEQLEEAKRRDHRVLGKQHGLFAINPEVGQGLCLWLPKGARVRVALEDFLRKELLSRGYDPVYSPHIGRVDLYETSGHFPYYRDSQFAPLFGSEVGGMLDAWSERLERGEIDADGEDKLIAAAEVFGVKLPDYKPSMSADKKREVLHRWQVEHERYLLKPMNCPHHCHIFAAQPRSYRQLPLRLFEFGTVYRHEQTGELNGLLRVRGLTQDDAHIFCTPDQVEAEFRATIDLTKFVLKSVGLDNYRIQLSLRDPDSSKYVGSEENWDRAEAALRGVLEQSEVNFNEQPGEAAFYGPKADFMVSDCIGRSWQLGTVQLDYNLPERFKLEYNGSDNAAHRPVMIHRAPFGSLERFTGMLIEHFAGAFPMWLSPEQIRVLPLSDKSAEYAVAVAKQFDDAGLRVTVDNNDGKIQAKIRNAQLDLVNYMAVVGPKEAEAGKVALRDRIDGELGTMPVAEAIARLTQEVKDRVVRQAVQSGVPAVAVDSGQTGHEY; encoded by the coding sequence ATGAGCACGGCTTCCGCTTCCAACATTCAAATTCAACTTCCCGACGGCAAACTGCTGACGCAGCCGACCGAAACGACCGCGATGGACGTGGCTTTGGGAATCAGTGAGGGGCTGGCGCGCAGCGTGATTGCCGCGGAAATCGATGGCCGTATCATCGACGCGGACCGGCCTTTGGGTGACTTTGCCGATGACGATTCGCCGGTGCCCCTGAAACTGTTGACCTCACGCGACGCATCGGCACTGGACGTTCTGCGCCACAGTGCCGCACACGTGATGGCGCGGGCCGTGATGCGTTTGTACAAAGGCGTCTCGCTGGCGTTCGGCCCGACGACGTCCGGAGGCTTTTATTACGACTTCGATCTGCCCGAGAAAATCAGCGAGGATGATTTTCCCAAGATCGAAGCCGAAATCAAAAAGATCATCAAGGAAAAGGAACCCTTTGAACGGTTCATCCTGCCGCGCGACGAAGCCCGTTCGCTTTGTGAAAGTCTGGGCCAAGATCTGAAAGTCGAGCACATCGACACCGGATTGGCCGACCAATCGACGGTCAGTTTCTATCGCCAGGGCGAATTCGTCGACTTGTGCCGTGGGCCTCACATTCCCAATGCGGGCAAGATCAAAGCAATCAAGCTGATGAGTGTCGCCGGCGCGTACTGGAAAGGCGACGCGTCGGGACGACAGCTGCAACGTTTGTACGGCACCGCGTTCTTTGACAAAAAGGAACTGAAGCACTACCTGGAACAACTGGAAGAAGCCAAACGCCGCGACCACCGCGTGCTGGGCAAACAGCACGGGTTGTTCGCGATCAATCCCGAGGTCGGCCAAGGGCTTTGTCTGTGGCTGCCCAAGGGGGCTCGCGTGCGTGTCGCGTTGGAAGACTTCCTGCGCAAGGAACTGCTCAGCCGTGGCTACGATCCGGTGTACAGCCCGCACATCGGTCGCGTGGACTTGTACGAAACCAGCGGTCACTTTCCCTATTATCGCGACAGCCAATTTGCACCGCTGTTCGGCAGCGAAGTCGGCGGCATGCTGGACGCGTGGAGCGAACGGCTGGAACGTGGCGAAATCGATGCCGACGGCGAAGACAAATTGATCGCCGCGGCCGAAGTGTTCGGCGTCAAGTTGCCCGATTACAAGCCGTCGATGTCGGCGGACAAGAAACGCGAGGTGTTGCATCGCTGGCAAGTGGAGCATGAACGGTATCTGTTGAAACCGATGAATTGCCCCCACCACTGTCACATTTTCGCCGCACAGCCGCGTTCCTATCGCCAACTGCCGCTGCGGCTGTTCGAATTCGGTACCGTTTACCGGCACGAACAAACGGGCGAACTGAACGGGCTGTTGCGGGTCCGCGGATTGACCCAAGACGACGCGCACATCTTCTGCACGCCGGACCAAGTCGAAGCCGAATTCCGTGCGACGATCGATTTGACCAAGTTCGTGCTGAAGTCCGTTGGCTTGGACAATTACCGCATCCAGTTGTCACTCCGCGATCCCGACAGCAGCAAGTACGTCGGTTCGGAAGAAAACTGGGATCGTGCCGAAGCGGCGCTTCGTGGCGTGTTGGAACAGTCCGAAGTGAACTTCAACGAACAGCCCGGCGAAGCCGCTTTCTACGGACCCAAAGCCGACTTCATGGTCAGCGACTGTATCGGCAGGTCGTGGCAACTGGGCACGGTCCAACTGGATTACAACCTGCCCGAGCGATTCAAGCTGGAATATAACGGCAGCGACAATGCCGCCCACCGACCGGTCATGATCCACCGTGCACCGTTCGGTTCGCTGGAACGATTCACTGGCATGTTGATCGAACACTTTGCCGGCGCGTTCCCGATGTGGTTGTCGCCCGAACAGATCCGCGTCTTGCCGCTAAGCGACAAGTCCGCCGAATACGCGGTCGCGGTCGCCAAACAGTTCGACGACGCGGGGCTGCGTGTGACCGTCGACAACAACGACGGAAAGATCCAGGCGAAGATTCGCAACGCCCAATTGGACCTGGTCAATTACATGGCCGTTGTCGGGCCCAAAGAAGCCGAAGCGGGCAAGGTCGCGCTGCGTGACCGGATCGACGGCGAACTGGGAACGATGCCGGTCGCCGAAGCGATCGCAAGATTGACCCAAGAAGTCAAAGATCGGGTCGTCCGACAAGCGGTTCAATCCGGCGTCCCGGCGGTCGCCGTTGATTCGGGCCAGACCGGTCACGAGTATTGA
- a CDS encoding GspH/FimT family pseudopilin, whose translation MLFRTMNHTHRTTDPAPALRHPPKHRRVGMSLIEVTMILIVISGVALIGMTQLDGQWYARRNVRGDAEQLRQALRTIRNTAIEQQADVRVTIDTRNDQWQIDQAAGPMGPAKQWTIALQSTASLRPTRNNVTFYPTGSADRDVQLRLSDGTVTDEVRITAVSGTIQ comes from the coding sequence ATGTTGTTTCGAACAATGAACCACACGCACCGCACGACCGATCCGGCGCCCGCTTTGCGGCACCCGCCAAAGCATCGACGTGTCGGCATGTCGTTGATCGAAGTCACCATGATCTTGATCGTCATCAGTGGTGTTGCCTTGATCGGGATGACACAACTGGACGGACAATGGTACGCCCGACGAAACGTTCGCGGCGACGCCGAACAATTGCGTCAGGCACTGCGCACGATTCGCAACACCGCGATCGAACAACAAGCCGATGTTCGGGTGACCATCGATACACGCAACGACCAGTGGCAGATTGACCAAGCCGCTGGACCAATGGGACCGGCCAAACAATGGACGATCGCCCTGCAGTCAACTGCCAGCCTGCGTCCGACCCGAAACAACGTGACCTTTTACCCGACCGGTTCGGCCGATCGCGACGTCCAACTGCGTCTCAGTGACGGCACCGTGACCGACGAAGTCCGCATCACCGCCGTTTCAGGAACGATCCAATGA
- a CDS encoding BNR repeat-containing protein — protein sequence MLGRFVAVVLAALQLVSITDAAEPKTQASGQTAGQTWSIAQTWEIDDVPASFRVGFCLLTNGTNQYVAYYNEDHQMVVACRRLDENQWDRVVLPSKVGWDSHNYITMAVDNRGNLHVSGNMHAVPLIYFRTDVPGQIQTLRSAAMTGEDEDRCTYPRFLQDANGNLLYTYRSGGSGNGRRLYNRFDSETGRWHRFLDVPLFDGLGQCNAYPIGPDQGPDGHFHVSWVWRDTPDCATNHDLSYARSVDLKHWETAHGRPLRLPLTPDQTAAVVDPVPSGGGIINSGIRMTFDRGNQPLLAYHKRDANGHMQAYVATPRKDRWLSHAITDWDEPILFAGRGSMPFIGIKVSTPKVVDEKSIVVGFQHQDHGSGRIVLDAETLRPVDRKVTIEREFPPTLSRVRIAFPGMQHRLATDIGASPNADERYVLRWETLGSHHDRRPPDPLPPPSKLQLVRLVRAATRD from the coding sequence ATGCTCGGACGATTCGTCGCGGTGGTGTTAGCCGCTCTTCAACTTGTAAGCATCACGGACGCCGCCGAACCAAAAACCCAAGCCAGCGGACAGACCGCCGGCCAAACGTGGTCGATTGCCCAGACATGGGAAATCGACGACGTGCCGGCCTCGTTTCGAGTCGGCTTTTGTTTGCTGACCAACGGCACGAATCAATACGTCGCCTATTACAACGAAGACCATCAAATGGTGGTCGCGTGTCGTCGCCTGGACGAAAACCAGTGGGATCGTGTTGTCTTACCCAGCAAGGTCGGCTGGGACAGTCATAACTACATCACAATGGCGGTTGATAACCGGGGAAACCTGCACGTTTCGGGCAACATGCACGCTGTGCCACTGATTTACTTCCGCACGGATGTTCCCGGTCAGATTCAAACACTGCGGTCAGCGGCAATGACCGGGGAAGACGAAGATCGGTGCACCTATCCGCGTTTTTTGCAGGATGCCAACGGGAACCTGCTTTACACCTATCGTTCCGGTGGCAGCGGCAACGGGCGGCGTTTGTACAACCGATTCGACAGCGAAACCGGCCGCTGGCATCGGTTTCTGGACGTTCCCCTGTTCGACGGATTGGGGCAATGCAACGCCTATCCGATCGGACCGGACCAAGGGCCCGATGGCCACTTTCATGTGTCCTGGGTTTGGCGAGACACACCCGATTGCGCGACCAACCACGACCTTTCCTACGCACGCAGCGTGGACTTGAAACACTGGGAAACCGCCCACGGTCGACCCCTGCGATTGCCCCTTACCCCTGATCAGACGGCTGCGGTCGTTGATCCAGTTCCGTCCGGTGGTGGGATCATTAACAGCGGGATTCGGATGACATTTGACCGGGGAAACCAACCGTTGTTGGCGTATCACAAACGTGATGCCAATGGACACATGCAGGCGTATGTTGCGACGCCTCGCAAGGACCGCTGGCTGTCACATGCGATCACCGATTGGGACGAACCCATTTTGTTTGCCGGTCGTGGATCAATGCCGTTCATCGGCATCAAAGTCTCCACACCAAAGGTGGTCGACGAAAAATCAATCGTTGTCGGGTTCCAGCATCAAGACCACGGCAGTGGCCGAATCGTTTTGGATGCGGAAACTCTGCGTCCAGTCGATCGGAAAGTCACGATTGAACGTGAATTTCCACCAACACTTAGCCGAGTGCGGATCGCCTTTCCCGGCATGCAACATCGCTTGGCAACCGACATTGGCGCATCACCTAATGCCGACGAACGCTATGTACTGCGTTGGGAAACCCTGGGGTCGCATCACGACCGTCGGCCGCCCGACCCGCTGCCGCCGCCAAGCAAGTTGCAACTGGTGCGACTGGTTCGCGCGGCGACGCGGGATTGA
- a CDS encoding glycerophosphodiester phosphodiesterase family protein — translation MIFDTTILCRPAVACLRFALPITLAFVTVHPTIAETPLVIAHRGASADAPENTLPAFELAFEQQADGVEGDFYLTIDGQIVCHHDKDTERTGGKKLVVKDCTLDQLRGLEYGQWKAPEFRGTVIPTFQQVYQSVPEGKRFVIELKVGPEIVAPLKAELDRLHHGQIDLLIIAFQADTVAKCKELLPQIPVHWLTSFRQGDDGVVRPTAAQIAQTVQETSADGVGMHGKRDVIDDAFIAELRRGGCDDFHVWTIDDPADAQYFARLGASGVTTNVPAVVGPAVR, via the coding sequence ATGATCTTTGACACGACGATTTTGTGCCGCCCCGCCGTGGCGTGTTTGCGATTCGCCCTGCCGATCACGCTTGCCTTTGTGACTGTTCATCCGACCATTGCTGAAACACCGTTGGTGATCGCCCATCGCGGCGCATCGGCCGACGCCCCTGAAAATACGCTGCCCGCATTCGAATTGGCATTCGAACAACAGGCTGATGGTGTCGAAGGCGATTTCTATCTGACCATCGACGGACAAATCGTCTGTCACCACGACAAGGACACCGAGCGGACCGGCGGCAAGAAGTTGGTCGTCAAGGATTGCACGCTGGACCAACTGCGCGGCCTGGAATACGGCCAATGGAAAGCACCCGAGTTTCGCGGGACGGTCATCCCGACTTTCCAACAGGTCTATCAAAGCGTGCCGGAAGGCAAGCGTTTTGTGATCGAGCTGAAGGTCGGTCCCGAAATCGTTGCTCCGCTGAAAGCCGAATTGGACCGCCTGCATCACGGCCAGATCGATTTGTTGATCATCGCGTTCCAGGCAGACACGGTCGCCAAGTGCAAGGAACTGTTGCCCCAGATCCCCGTTCATTGGCTGACCAGTTTTCGTCAGGGAGACGACGGTGTTGTTCGACCCACCGCGGCACAGATCGCGCAAACCGTGCAAGAAACGTCGGCCGACGGTGTGGGCATGCACGGCAAACGCGACGTCATTGATGACGCCTTCATCGCAGAGCTTCGTCGCGGAGGCTGCGACGATTTTCACGTCTGGACGATCGACGATCCGGCCGATGCGCAGTACTTCGCCCGGCTCGGGGCATCAGGGGTGACGACCAACGTCCCCGCGGTGGTCGGCCCCGCCGTTCGCTAG
- the leuC gene encoding 3-isopropylmalate dehydratase large subunit, which yields MPDGSSSTPQTLLDKIWDQHVVHQPESGPAILYIDLHLVHEVTSPQAFEGLRINNRKIRRPERTLATPDHNVPTTDRSLPIADPISKKQIETLRQNCQDFGVTLFDIGDVRQGIVHVIGPENGYTQPGMTIVCGDSHTATHGAFGALAFGIGTSEVEHVMATQTLLQFKPKTFELRVDGELARGVTAKDLILYLIGQIGTAGGTGYVLEYTGDCVRALSMEERMTVCNMSIEAGARAGMIAPDETTFEYLRGKPEVPQDFDAAVQRWRQLVTDPGASYDRSNVYQGADIQPQVTWGTNPGQVRSITDPIPDPADFDDPVEQKSTAQALQYMGLTAKTPMTDLTLDRVFIGSCTNARIEDLRAAAEVVKGHRCSDRVNAMVVPGSGQVKTQAEKEGLDKIFREAGFDWREAGCSMCLAMNPDKLSPGERCASTSNRNFEGRQGKGGRTHLVSPAMAAAAAVEGHFVDIRQWDYR from the coding sequence ATGCCCGACGGCTCATCGTCCACACCGCAGACCCTTTTGGACAAAATCTGGGACCAGCACGTGGTCCACCAACCGGAAAGCGGTCCCGCAATTCTGTACATCGACCTGCACTTGGTCCACGAAGTCACCAGCCCCCAAGCGTTCGAAGGCTTGCGGATCAACAACCGCAAAATCCGACGCCCCGAACGCACGCTGGCCACCCCGGACCACAACGTTCCGACGACCGACCGCAGCCTGCCGATCGCCGATCCGATCAGCAAGAAGCAGATCGAAACCCTGCGTCAAAACTGCCAAGACTTCGGCGTCACCCTGTTCGACATCGGCGACGTCCGCCAAGGCATCGTCCACGTCATCGGCCCGGAAAACGGCTACACCCAGCCCGGCATGACGATCGTTTGTGGCGACAGCCACACGGCGACCCACGGGGCCTTCGGCGCACTGGCCTTCGGCATCGGCACCAGCGAAGTCGAACACGTGATGGCAACCCAAACGTTGCTGCAATTCAAACCCAAGACGTTCGAATTGCGGGTCGACGGCGAATTGGCCCGCGGCGTGACCGCTAAAGATTTGATCCTGTACCTGATCGGGCAAATCGGCACCGCCGGCGGCACGGGATACGTCTTGGAATACACCGGCGATTGCGTCCGCGCTCTTTCGATGGAAGAACGCATGACGGTGTGCAACATGTCGATCGAAGCGGGTGCCCGCGCCGGCATGATCGCTCCCGACGAAACCACGTTCGAATACCTGCGTGGCAAACCCGAAGTCCCGCAGGACTTCGATGCCGCCGTGCAGCGTTGGCGCCAATTGGTGACCGACCCCGGTGCGTCCTACGATCGGTCCAACGTTTACCAAGGTGCCGACATCCAGCCACAGGTCACCTGGGGAACGAACCCGGGCCAGGTCCGCAGCATCACCGATCCGATTCCCGACCCGGCCGACTTTGACGATCCGGTCGAACAAAAATCAACCGCCCAAGCACTGCAGTACATGGGGCTGACCGCCAAGACGCCGATGACCGACCTGACGCTCGATCGGGTCTTCATCGGGTCGTGCACCAACGCCCGCATCGAAGACCTGCGTGCCGCGGCAGAGGTCGTCAAAGGTCATCGCTGCAGCGATCGCGTCAACGCGATGGTCGTTCCGGGCAGCGGCCAGGTGAAGACTCAGGCCGAAAAAGAAGGCCTGGACAAAATCTTCCGCGAAGCGGGCTTCGATTGGCGGGAAGCGGGTTGCAGCATGTGCCTGGCGATGAACCCCGACAAGCTGTCACCGGGCGAACGATGCGCCAGCACCAGCAACCGGAATTTCGAAGGCCGGCAAGGCAAAGGCGGACGGACCCACTTGGTCAGCCCCGCGATGGCAGCCGCCGCAGCGGTCGAAGGTCATTTCGTCGACATCCGCCAATGGGATTATCGATAG
- a CDS encoding prepilin-type N-terminal cleavage/methylation domain-containing protein, with amino-acid sequence MKRCKKSGFSLLEVIAAVIILAVVAAATVATVAPMRAKSEEKMDVQTKASLDAMSQTYFLENQAFPRSVNNLVTSGYLKNDTQAEQDYVRGLSRKWKVDRNTGEWTER; translated from the coding sequence ATGAAACGCTGCAAAAAGTCAGGTTTTTCGCTGCTTGAAGTCATCGCCGCCGTCATCATCCTTGCCGTCGTTGCAGCCGCCACGGTGGCAACGGTCGCACCGATGCGGGCCAAGAGCGAAGAAAAGATGGACGTCCAAACCAAGGCTTCGTTGGACGCGATGAGCCAAACCTATTTCCTGGAAAACCAAGCCTTTCCCCGCAGCGTCAACAACTTGGTGACCTCGGGCTATCTGAAGAACGATACCCAGGCGGAACAAGACTACGTGCGAGGGTTGAGCCGCAAATGGAAAGTCGACCGCAACACCGGTGAGTGGACCGAACGCTAA
- the leuD gene encoding 3-isopropylmalate dehydratase small subunit, protein MQNFTIHTGVVATLDRANVDTDQIIPKQFLKRIERTGFGQFLFYDWRYLDDGETPNPEFELNRVNVKGASILVAGPNFGSGSSREHAVWALDDYGIRCVIAPSFADIFFNNCFKNGLLPIVLPQADVDELFQRTEAHSPYQLTVNLEDQTITDNKGFDRSFEVDESRRHKLLHGLDDIAQTLQHEEKITAYENARTW, encoded by the coding sequence ATGCAAAACTTCACCATCCACACCGGCGTGGTCGCGACCCTGGATCGCGCCAACGTCGACACCGATCAGATCATCCCCAAACAATTCCTGAAGCGTATCGAACGCACGGGATTCGGCCAGTTCTTGTTTTATGACTGGCGTTATCTGGACGACGGCGAAACCCCCAATCCGGAATTCGAACTGAACCGCGTCAACGTCAAAGGCGCGTCGATCTTGGTCGCCGGACCTAACTTCGGCAGCGGCAGCAGTCGCGAACACGCCGTTTGGGCGTTGGACGATTACGGCATCCGTTGCGTCATCGCGCCTTCGTTCGCCGATATCTTCTTCAACAACTGTTTCAAAAACGGTTTGTTGCCGATCGTCTTGCCCCAAGCCGATGTGGACGAACTGTTCCAGCGGACCGAAGCTCATTCGCCGTATCAATTGACGGTGAACCTGGAAGACCAAACGATCACCGACAACAAAGGCTTTGATCGTTCGTTCGAAGTGGACGAAAGTCGCCGGCACAAACTGTTGCACGGCCTGGACGATATCGCTCAAACCTTGCAGCACGAAGAAAAGATCACGGCCTACGAAAACGCGCGGACTTGGTGA